The following proteins are encoded in a genomic region of Glycine max cultivar Williams 82 chromosome 18, Glycine_max_v4.0, whole genome shotgun sequence:
- the LOC100783277 gene encoding histone H3.3, which yields MLICIRPINLQRLHQHAIYIPIIPNNLKLCILFIQDSASAFRKQRPKYFEMARTKQTARKSTGGKAPRKQLATKAARKSAPTTGGVKKPHRYRPGTVALREIRKYQKSTELLIRKLPFQRLVREIAQDFKTDLRFQSHAVLALQEAAEAYLVGLFEDTNLCAIHAKRVTIMPKDIQLARRIRGERA from the exons ATGCTGATTTGTATCCGTCCGATCAATCTCCAACGCCTTCATCAGCACGCTATATATATCCCTATCATTCCTAACAATTTGAAACTTTGCATTCTATTCATTCAAGATTCAGCAAGTGCGTTTCGGAAGCAGAGACCGAAATACTTCGAG ATGGCCCGTACAAAGCAAACTGCTCGTAAGTCAACTGGAGGAAAAGCTCCCAGGAAGCAGCTTGCAACCAAG gcTGCACGTAAGTCTGCTCCAACAACTGGTGGTGTGAAGAAGCCTCATCGTTATCGCCCTGGAACTGTTGCTCTTCG TGAGATTAGGAAATACCAGAAGAGCACTGAGCTCCTAATCAGGAAGCTTCCTTTCCAGAGGTTGGTTCGTGAAATTGCCCAGGATTTCAAG ACTGATCTGCGTTTCCAGAGCCATGCTGTGCTTGCATTGCAAGAGGCTGCTGAGGCATACCTTGTTGGGCTCTTTGAGGACACTAACTTGTGTGCCATTCACGCCAAGCGTGTGACTATTATGCCCAAGGATATTCAGCTGGCAAGAAGGATTCGTGGTGAGCGTGCTTGA